The region TCTAGAATATCAGTATCAAAAATAAATACAGGTAATACAGGCAAGCCGCTAGCCAGAGCCTGCTGTAATCCTTTATTATCTTCCAGTCGAAGGTCACGGCGGAACCAATAGACAACAACTTTATTTTCCATGTACAAAAGGATTGTCTTTATCCTGATTTACCCAAATTAATTTAGATGTATCATAACCTATTTCCTGTGCAATTTTAAGATATTGTTCTTTAATATTCTCCGGTATTGTTTTCTCACGGGATAACAGCCACAGGTATTTCAGGCTTTGTCCTGCTACCAAGGCATATTTATAATCTTTATCCAGAGCAATAACATTATAACCAGCATAAAAAGGCTTAAAGAAGCTTACTTTAAGTGCGGCAGTTGTTTTATCTTTTCTGAATTTTGCACTTCCTGTTGCCGATTTCCATTCCTTGGTTTTCGTATTGTAACCACTATTAAGAACCTTAATTTCCCCATTTTCCTTAAAACTATATTGTGCAGTTACATTATCTAAGTCCTTTTCAAACTTATAATCGAAACGGGCTATTTCATACCAGGTTCCGAGATAGCGTTCAGCATCAAATTTTTCAATAGGCTTGGCATTCTTTGGAATATTGGAACAAGAAGACAGTAATGTGATCGTTGCAATTGCAAGTACAGTACCCAATATGATTTTATTTTTCATGTGTTATAATACTTTAAAATTGTTTTCAATAACGCTGTCCAGTAGTTCGGCAGTTTCTATATTCTGAGTAAATATTGGATGGTGAAACTCATTGAGTTTGTTTAATAATTCAATCAGTTTCATTTTCTCTTTATAAGTAAGATTACCTGCTACAATTTGTGTAGCCTGACGTATTTTTTCCATTTGAGCATCCAGAGCATGTAGTCCTTGTGGGGTGATTTGAATAATTTTGCTTCTTTTATCTGTTGCAGAATCCGATTGCTCTATCCATCCCTGTTGTAAAAGTCTGTTGATAATCTGTATTCCGGCAGGCTTCTCCTGAATATTTTTTTTGATAAGCTCCATTTTGGTCATACCACCAAAAGCTTTGAGATTAATAAGATATATAAATTCTTCCTGTGTCGAGAAAGCCGAGCCAAATATTGCGGACTTGGAGTAGGTTTTAGCATAACGATTCATATGCACAATCAATGTGCTGATTACACTTTCCGGTGTTCTTTTATTCTCTTTTCCTTCCCAATAAGGTTCAGTAAAAGATTGTTCTTCTGTGATCTGATCTGCAATCCAATGCTTAAAGCTCTCAACATTATGATCATACTGATTTGATTTTTGTAATTCGGCTTCAAACTCTTCAACAAGATTTATTGTATCCTTTAGCAGCGTATAATCCATAGCAAAAGTAAATTTAATGGTATGTAAATATACTAATTATTTTCCATTCAGAATATTATTGTACTTTAATGATTTGTATAAAGTATAAAAAGATACTATGCCGGAATTGATGGATATAAAAAAGGAAAGCATTGCTTTCCTTTTATAAATGAGTATTTAAATTAATTTTAATGGTAGAACCAATTATCCGGAATGGGTTGAGGTTCAGAATTATTAACACTATAATAAAGCTTTAAAGTGAATCCACCCCCTGCTTCAATAAAATCAACATCTATCAGGTGATAACCTGCCTCCAATGCAATTTGCCCGCTTTTCATAACAGGAGCATGCTGGCCATCGTTATCGACAACCAATTGGTCTGCAATTTTTAAAACTCCACCATCATCACATGTGAAGTAGAAGTTATAAATTCCTTTTTCCGGAACACGGATCATTCCTTTTATTTTAGTACCAAAGGCAGGCATTTTTATGGTATCACTCAGTTTTACATTAGAGATAATTTCATTCTTTATAATTTCACCTTTTATACCCTTTGTATTTGGAAATACTCCTGAGAAGAAAGTAGCATTTAGTCCCGGAGTTGCCGATTTTGCTTTTATAGCAGGATGCCATTTACTTTGTTTTACCTGTACCTGATACAATTCGCTTTTTGCTCCTGAGGAAGAGATTGTTGCAAACCGGATTTTAGCAGGCTCACGGATGGTTAATGAGTTTTGTAATACGGGACTGGAGATGGTAGGTAATGAACCATCCGTTGTGTAATGTATTTTACTTGTTGTTAATGGATTATTTATTTTTAGTACAGATTGTCCGTCTACAATAACCTGTTCGTCTGCAAAGCCGCTAAGATCAGGCATTCTGTAGCGGTAATCTTTTTTATCCCAAAGGTTATAATGCTGAATCACCCGCTGCTGGTAAGACGAATATAAGTTGTTATCTGTCCAGACTCTTTCCGCAAGAGCTGTTAATCGTGGCAGGATCATAAACTCCAGTCGTTCACGTGACGGAATCATTTCCGACCATATATTGGCTTGTGCACCTATAATCAGATTACGTTTTTCCTGTGGAATATCGGAAGGAATTACACTCATGTTATATACACTTTCGAGTGTGCTGCT is a window of Elizabethkingia anophelis R26 DNA encoding:
- a CDS encoding lipocalin family protein, with amino-acid sequence MKNKIILGTVLAIATITLLSSCSNIPKNAKPIEKFDAERYLGTWYEIARFDYKFEKDLDNVTAQYSFKENGEIKVLNSGYNTKTKEWKSATGSAKFRKDKTTAALKVSFFKPFYAGYNVIALDKDYKYALVAGQSLKYLWLLSREKTIPENIKEQYLKIAQEIGYDTSKLIWVNQDKDNPFVHGK
- a CDS encoding MarR family winged helix-turn-helix transcriptional regulator, whose product is MDYTLLKDTINLVEEFEAELQKSNQYDHNVESFKHWIADQITEEQSFTEPYWEGKENKRTPESVISTLIVHMNRYAKTYSKSAIFGSAFSTQEEFIYLINLKAFGGMTKMELIKKNIQEKPAGIQIINRLLQQGWIEQSDSATDKRSKIIQITPQGLHALDAQMEKIRQATQIVAGNLTYKEKMKLIELLNKLNEFHHPIFTQNIETAELLDSVIENNFKVL